In a genomic window of Drosophila takahashii strain IR98-3 E-12201 chromosome 3L, DtakHiC1v2, whole genome shotgun sequence:
- the LOC108054678 gene encoding eggshell protein 1, translating to MQSYCLIIAALCLLGLVSSEKDQDQWVWRSYNRRERSFRDISRSSPIRNSYDQKLRREPTTRRPLPGEPENDEIEDYADVEPTRSSDAPQVGTRQFNPYGGQPNAGQFGGGIGGGYGGNPGVLVGPGGPTGIIGRPQLFPSPYQPGYGGGFSGAQNGIGGYPGGYPGAGFPGTNVGFNNYPTNGLGLNQFPSNGQYPYGTYPGGDQFSGNQFAGIGGQQFPGLGGQYPGSQQFGGPQYTEGYGLAGGLGLGQLGVGNGGIGYNGGGFPPLGGFGYDEKSPAVAEGKSAKNVAAAPRNVNDKLSKKV from the coding sequence ATGCAGAGCTATTGCCTCATCATCGCCGCTTTGTGCCTCCTGGGATTAGTGTCTTCGGAGAAAGACCAAGATCAGTGGGTCTGGCGTTCGTATAATCGCAGGGAGCGCTCTTTTCGGGACATCAGTCGGAGTTCTCCTATAAGGAACTCCTATGATCAGAAGCTGAGGAGGGAACCTACAACTAGGAGACCTCTGCCTGGCGAACCGGAGAACGATGAGATCGAGGACTATGCCGATGTGGAGCCCACAAGATCATCGGATGCTCCCCAAGTGGGCACTCGTCAATTTAATCCCTATGGAGGTCAACCGAATGCCGGTCAGTTCGGAGGAGGAATTGGAGGAGGCTATGGTGGAAATCCTGGAGTGCTAGTGGGACCAGGAGGACCTACTGGAATCATCGGAAGACCGCAGCTGTTCCCTAGTCCCTATCAACCGGGTTATGGTGGTGGCTTCTCGGGAGCTCAGAATGGCATTGGTGGATATCCCGGAGGATATCCCGGAGCTGGATTTCCCGGAACCAACGTGGGCTTCAATAACTATCCCACCAATGGACTTGGCCTGAATCAATTCCCCAGCAATGGTCAGTATCCATATGGAACCTATCCAGGTGGCGATCAATTCAGTGGCAATCAATTTGCCGGCATCGGTGGACAACAATTCCCGGGATTAGGAGGACAATACCCAGGAAGTCAACAGTTTGGAGGACCTCAGTACACCGAGGGCTATGGTCTAGCTGGAGGATTGGGCCTGGGTCAACTGGGAGTTGGTAATGGAGGTATAGGTTATAACGGAGGTGGTTTCCCTCCTCTAGGAGGCTTTGGCTACGATGAGAAATCCCCAGCTGTGGCCGAGGGTAAGAGCGCTAAGAATGTGGCTGCGGCACCCAGAAATGTGAATGATAAGCTCAGTAAGAAGGTCTAG